In Bdellovibrionales bacterium, the genomic stretch ATGACGCTTGCTACTACTTAAATCCGCTGGATCTTAAATACTTTTTTGAATCTAAAGGGTACACCGTGGTGACTTTTTCTAAAAATAGACCTGGTTTTATGGCCATGATGCCATCCGGAACCGGATTTGTTGCACGAAAACCCGAAACATCAAAAAAGGTCTACGCGTCTTAAATTAAAGTGAGATTGGCGTGCTTCGCGTAGAATTTTTTAACCGTGTTGTCTCTAAAAACAATTCCGACTTTGATGTTGTCGCCTGAGCCTTCGACGGAATGAATGGCACCCGCACCGAAAATCGGGTGGCGGACTTTGGCGCCCACTTTGTAGCGAGCGTCGGTGCTGTCGGAGAAGTTTTCGTAGTCGGGGAAAGCATCAAACTGTTGAGTGGGCTTAGGAGCCTTTTGTGAGTAAACGCCTTTTTGCATAAAGCTCGGTCGCTTCTGCACGGCACTCATCACTTCGACGAGCTCTGCGGGAACTTCGTCTAAAAAGCGCGATGGAGGATTGAAGCGATGTTCGCCCCAGTGTCTGCGGCTTCGCGCATGGCACATGAAGAGTTCTTTTTCGGCACGGGTCATGCCGACGTAACACAAGCGGCGTTCTTCTTCGATCTTGCTGCCTTGCTCTTCGATGCTCTGAGTGCTTGGAAATAATCCGTCCTCAAGACCTACCATAAACACGTAAGGGAACTCTAACCCCTTAGAGATATGGAGAGTCATCATCGTGACCGCGGGCTTATTGCTATCGTCATCCTTATCCGCATCCGAAGCGAGGGCCATGTCGTTTAAAAATTTATCGAGAGTGGCCTCTTCGTGATGGGTTTCCGAAAAGCGCAAAATGGCGTTCCCGAATTCCTGTAAGTTTTCGATCCGTGCTTGCGACTCTTGCGTGTTATCGCTTTCGAGTTCTTTCAAATATCCTGTTTGATCCAAGATCTCTTGATATACGGAATAGATGTCGAGCGTCTTCATGCGCTCTCGTAAACGCACGATCATATCTAAGAATGCTCCCATCTTTTGGCAGGCTCGAGGATTGATCTGCTTTTCGGTGACGGCTTGAATGGCCGCATCGATCATGTTGATCCCATGGCGTAGACCGGTCTCTTCGACGATATCCATCGTCGTTTTGCCAAGTCCCCGCGTAGGAACGTTCACCACGCGTTTAAACGCAAGATCATCCCGCGGATTCAGAATAAGTAACATATAAGACACGACGTCTTTAATCTCTTTACGATCATAGAAGCGCACGCCGCCATAAAGTCGGTAAGGAATGCTCGCGCTTCGCAATTGCTCTTCGAGAATTCGCGATTGTGCGTTGGTGCGATAAAAGATCGCGATTTCGTTGAGCGAAACGTGATTGTGTAGGGCTTTGACTCTCTCGGCGACGAACTGGCCCTCTTCGTACTCGTTATCAAGCTCGACAATTTTTACTTTTTCGCCGCTCGGATTTTCAGTGAACAGCGTTTTATCGTGGCGTTCGGTGTTGTTGGCGATCACCGCTTGAGCGGCTGTGATGATATTTTTCGTGGAGCGATAATTTTGCTCGAGCTTAATGATCGTTGTGTCGCCAAAGTCTTTTTCGAAGTTTAAAATATTGGTGATGTCCGCTCCGCGCCAGCCGTAAATGGACTGATCTTCGTCTCCGACCACGCAAATATTATTGGTGTCACGGACCAGTCCCCGCATCATGCGATACTGACTGGCGTTGGTGTCTTGATACTCATCCACTAAGAGATACTGATATTGATCTTGAAGGTAACCACGAACCACTTCGTCACCTTCGATGAGTTTTAAAGTTTTATAAATCAGATCGCCAAAGTCGACGGCGTTGGATTGCGCCAATTCTTTTTCGTACTCACGAAATAGCTGAGCAAATTCTTTATTAAACAGGAGCTTTTGATCCATGATCTGGCGCTCGGTCATCGCCTGCGCTTTAACATTATTGATGCGTGATTGACAAAATTTAGGAGTGATGACTTTATCGTTGAGATTGAGCTTTTTGATGATTTTTTTAATCACTGATTGCTGATCGCTGTCGTCGTAGATGGAAAAGCCGGGATTGAGTCCAATTCGCGAACCGTAGCGTCGTAAAATTTGCACTCCCAAGGAGTGGAAGGTGGAAAGAGTGACGCGATTGCCGAGATGGGGCGGCATCATACTGTGAACGCGCTCGCGCATTTCTCGAGCCGCTTTATTGGTAAAGGTCACCGCCAGGATATTTTCCGGACGAATAAAACCTTTTTCGACGATATACGCGATCTTGTGCGTAAGAACCCGAGTTTTTCCGGAACCTGCGCCAGCGAGGATTAAGAGCGGCGAGCCATAATGCATTACAGCTTCGATTT encodes the following:
- a CDS encoding UvrD-helicase domain-containing protein; translation: MSLDHLNSKQIEAVMHYGSPLLILAGAGSGKTRVLTHKIAYIVEKGFIRPENILAVTFTNKAAREMRERVHSMMPPHLGNRVTLSTFHSLGVQILRRYGSRIGLNPGFSIYDDSDQQSVIKKIIKKLNLNDKVITPKFCQSRINNVKAQAMTERQIMDQKLLFNKEFAQLFREYEKELAQSNAVDFGDLIYKTLKLIEGDEVVRGYLQDQYQYLLVDEYQDTNASQYRMMRGLVRDTNNICVVGDEDQSIYGWRGADITNILNFEKDFGDTTIIKLEQNYRSTKNIITAAQAVIANNTERHDKTLFTENPSGEKVKIVELDNEYEEGQFVAERVKALHNHVSLNEIAIFYRTNAQSRILEEQLRSASIPYRLYGGVRFYDRKEIKDVVSYMLLILNPRDDLAFKRVVNVPTRGLGKTTMDIVEETGLRHGINMIDAAIQAVTEKQINPRACQKMGAFLDMIVRLRERMKTLDIYSVYQEILDQTGYLKELESDNTQESQARIENLQEFGNAILRFSETHHEEATLDKFLNDMALASDADKDDDSNKPAVTMMTLHISKGLEFPYVFMVGLEDGLFPSTQSIEEQGSKIEEERRLCYVGMTRAEKELFMCHARSRRHWGEHRFNPPSRFLDEVPAELVEVMSAVQKRPSFMQKGVYSQKAPKPTQQFDAFPDYENFSDSTDARYKVGAKVRHPIFGAGAIHSVEGSGDNIKVGIVFRDNTVKKFYAKHANLTLI